The Anser cygnoides isolate HZ-2024a breed goose chromosome 20, Taihu_goose_T2T_genome, whole genome shotgun sequence genome contains the following window.
aCAAGCCTCGAGGCTGCACAGGCGCCGCTGAGCGCCACCGGGCTGTGCCCAGCGCTGCTCCAGCCGCAGCCACAAAGCACAGCACCGTGGGGCCGCGGTGGTGAAGGGCTCCAGTTAACGGGAGGGCTTTTAACGGTGGGCTCCTCTCCCAAAAAGCCAGCAGCGGGTAGCACCGGCGGGCGGGCTGTCCCTCGCTGCTCTGGGGCGGCTGTCAGCCGCTCTCCCAACATTTCGTGCCCGTGCGGGATGCGCTCACCCGGtagagctgcagctgctgcggGTGCGGGAAGTGCAGGGTGGCCAGGAAGAGGTGCACGAACTTGCTGCGCAGCCCGGCGGGGTGGACGTGCTGCGCCAGGAGCTGgctgaggaaattcttcccGGTGCCGGCCCAACCGTGCAGCGACAGCGTCAGCGGCTTCTTGGGGCTGGGGTTGTGGCTGAAGCCCGTCACGGCCCGCAGCACCACCTCCTTGGCCAGGTGCTGCCCGAACAGCCGCCCGTCCAGCTGCTCCCGCAGCGCTGCGGGGAGAGCCGCCCTCAGAGCccggctgtggggcagggggtgcccggggctccccgctgccccccccctcggtccccccacccccgccaCCCCGTCCGCCCGGTACCGGTGGCGTTGAGGCGATGCCCGGCGCTGGGGCAGCACTCCACGTAGCTGCAGTAGAAGCTGGGGTGGGACAGGTACCCGGTGAGCGCCGAGGCGACGCCGATGGCCAGCCCCACGCTGAGCGGCTCcagcgccgccagccccggcagcagcagcagcagcggcagcagcagccccgccgcccccggcatGGCGGCTCCGCGGCCCCGCTTCCGTCCCGCCGACAGCGGGCGGGAGGACGAGGCCAGGCCGGCTCCGCCTGTAGCCGCTGCCGCCATCTTTGTTaagggcactgggggggggggggagagaagggggggAGTGCCCTTTTGGTGATTCGGGTGGGTCGTGACGTAACGCTGGGGGTGACGTCACGGGTCGGAGTGACGGCATTAGGATCTGGTGACGTCATGGGGTGAGCTGGGACCAGGCCTCGGTGCCTCAGCTCCCCCCtggggcccagcggggtgggcTGTGGGGGCACGGCCCCACGCTGTGCCTGAGTGGCGCTGGGAATGAAACCCACGTTCACAGGGACAtcagggttggaaaagccctccgagatcatcgggtccaaccatccccctaccaccgaTGTCACCGCTACACCCTgtcctaagcaccacatccagccttCTCCTTGAAGAAGCTTCCAGGGCGCAGTGTGGCTGCACCCCATGCAAGTTCCCTAGGCCCCCGACCTTAGATGTTGGCCACGCCGGGGGAGCTCGGTGTGCTGACTGTAAGAGGAGCACTGCGGAGCTcggagtggagtggagacaaACTCATAACAGCTAATTGGGCATCACTCCCAATTACTTTAACACAACAgtgccccagcccccagcctcctctctctcctccctcaccACAGCCCAAGGGAACGGCATGGCAGCCTCAGGCACAGGGACGTGGCAGCAGGCAGTGATGGCGGCCTGCCGAACCACTCCCCCAGCATGCTTCCAGCCCCCTCTGTGTGCGTGGCAGCAGGCGGCTCCCACAGACAGACACCTGGTGAGCCAGCACCGGTGCCTAGAGACCAAGGGAAATGGTGTGGAGACACAAAGGGTTTCTCCATGCCCTTATCTGGCACCGGTGCACTGTGATCCCCAAGCAGACAGCTTGGCAGGGCGGGATGGCCACATCAGCATGAGGCGGTGGTGCCATGCGGGTGGGCTGCTGAACTGGGACCGCTGCCTCTGGCCAGGCCGCCTGGGTTTGGACCACTCGGTCTCCTCCTTTGTGCTTTGGTTTCCACGTCTGTAAAGCAGGAGCTGTGGTGCTGATCTCCTGCGTGATTTCTGTGAAGAAGGTGGGTGACAGGCTGTATAAAGCAGGCTGATACTACTCCACATGATGGTTATTTATGAATAGATTTTATTAATTAGGGCAATGCTGGGTGCAAACAGTCCTGCCACAAAAGTGGGAGATTGTCCTCTTTAAAATACTTACATTTGGGAGTGATTGTGTGGCAAGGAGAGCAAGCCTCATCCTCCATGCATGTCCCTCTTCCGCTTACTCTGTGCTACGATTGTTGCATTGccctttgtatttatttaaggGCTCTTCTGAAGGTCCCTCTGCTATGGAAAAGCCCAAATCCCGTCAAGGAAGAACGTGTAGCTTGATGGGGAAGGGAGTTACTGGTTCTTTCATCTGCTTTGGTCTTGCAGTAGGAACATAAGGTGTTTGGCCTCGTAATGTCTAGGTGCTCAGAGTCACTCTGGAGGCGACAGTCTTGCAGCCTTTGCTGGAGTAGAGTCTTTCTTCACTGGGGTAGTCGGTCATTGCCAAGGCAATCTCTGTGATGAGGTCCTCATCCTCAGGATGCCCTTGTGCACGCAGCTCCTCCCGGACACACTGTTTCACGTGTTCATATtcaagaggaaggaaagggatgAAATAGTCAATCAGGTTCTTCTGGATCAGTTGACTTTGAAAGAAACCACCTAGAAGAGAGAATGGGGAGCTTTCCCATCTGAGTGCTGCAGAGGCCAGCGCGTTGCTGCACGCTTCCCAGACCAGTCTGCAGAAGACACTGAACGTCAGCAGTCCTGGAACTGGGGCCCAGAGGTACTCACTGTTTGTGTTGCTGAAAATTTCCTTAGATAGCAGATGCTGGAGCTCCTTCACAGGGatgtcttctcttcccttcagaCTTCTCCAGTAATCAAGAGCAATCTCTGTTATCTTATCTCCACCTGCATTGCTGTTAGGAAAGACATTTGTGAGCTCATTAGAGCTGCATCTTTGCCATCTTTATTGCTCAGATCTTGGCAGTGGTTTAAGTTGCAGTCAGGCACAAACCTATTACTAACTGTTACTCCCTTTGTCCCTGCTGATTCTTTGGGACTGTAATTCTCTTTTTTAGCTTTCCTTACTTCAAGAAGATGAAGATTGCCTTGCCATAATAAACTCCATCCATCTCTTCATGGTAGCCAAGGAAAGGCGTAATCGAGTCTATCAGGCCATGTGGCATCTGATCCATttcagagaagataaaaaggGACCTTGGACAGGCACTGACATTGCCCCGAATCCAatcctgcagctgttcctgtGAGAAGAGGCAATGTTATCTGGGGCTTGCACTCACAGTTGCAGACAAATTAGAGAAAATGAGGTGCAGCTGGAAGTACCTTGTACAGATGGACATGTGAGGCGTGTGAGAAATGCAGTGCCGTGTCAAAGTGGTGCACAAACCTCCTTCTTGATGTACTAGGCTGATAGAGGTTCTCTGCGATGATACTACTGACAAACGTTTtgcctgttccagtccagccgTGGAAGGACATCACCAGGGGTTTCTTGGGCCGTTTGGAGTGAATATTTGTGCTCAGAGCAATCAGAATTAATTGAACAGCAAGATGCTGGCCAAAGACTTTTCGCTCCAAATCTGTTTTCACAACTGGAAGAATGAGAGGGGAGACAGAAAATATCAtttattcttccctttttgTGGCTCTAGCTGAATGACCATCAGAAAGAACAATTATTCCCTGCCCTCAGCCCATGATGAGATGGGCAGGCATCCCAACAACATGGTAGCTACTGCCTCCTGTGAAGCCCTGGGATGGGTTCTAATTTACTTGAGGGACTTGTTCTCTACATGCGCTAAATTCTCCTTAACTGTTTTTGTGGCATCTAACGTACCTCATGTTTATAGAAATAAGTCCTTCTGTTGCTGTATCATGTCCTCTTAAAAAAGAACCACgactgttttttttcagtggctA
Protein-coding sequences here:
- the LOC106047301 gene encoding torsin-1A-like encodes the protein MKLLSVGVVFVLVPALLPALDPLSASLFMGGAAITWQLFSSHSWLKCRLLECCNAKDTLNFSVVKTDLERKVFGQHLAVQLILIALSTNIHSKRPKKPLVMSFHGWTGTGKTFVSSIIAENLYQPSTSRRRFVHHFDTALHFSHASHVHLYKEQLQDWIRGNVSACPRSLFIFSEMDQMPHGLIDSITPFLGYHEEMDGVYYGKAIFIFLNNAGGDKITEIALDYWRSLKGREDIPVKELQHLLSKEIFSNTNSGFFQSQLIQKNLIDYFIPFLPLEYEHVKQCVREELRAQGHPEDEDLITEIALAMTDYPSEERLYSSKGCKTVASRVTLST